Proteins from a genomic interval of Lycium ferocissimum isolate CSIRO_LF1 chromosome 2, AGI_CSIRO_Lferr_CH_V1, whole genome shotgun sequence:
- the LOC132047897 gene encoding probable calcium-binding protein CML46 — protein sequence MAAPSYLNRFPFKKFPVTTIPVPLLIHGAVGFFFLYIIFDFARRLFSFLSFDKSEVCSQGEKEKTYQKVTSFSEKLIDGSLCKEEVEMVMANLGIFANSEGVKIQERLDSNDIFELFGEELEAKEQDVKEAFDIFDENKDGFIDELDLHRVLFALGLKQVAELDNCKKMIMAFDENEDGKIDFQEFVKLF from the coding sequence ATGGCAGCTCCTAGTTATTTGAATCGCTTTCCATTCAAGAAGTTCCCTGTAACTACTATTCCAGTGCCTCTGCTAATTCATGGCGCGGTGGGGTTCTTCTTTCTGtatataatatttgattttGCACGAAGACTTTTTAGTTTTTTGTCCTTTGATAAATCCGAAGTGTGTTCTCAAggtgaaaaggaaaaaacttACCAAAAGGTGACATCTTTTAGTGAAAAATTAATTGATGGAAGCTTATGCAAGGAAGAGGTAGAAATGGTTATGGCTAATTTGGGTATTTTTGCCAATTCTGAAGGTGTGAAAATTCAGGAGAGGTTGGATTCTAATGACATTTTTGAACTTTTTGGAGAGGAATTAGAAGCTAAAGAGCAAGATGTAAAAGAAGCTTTTGATATATTTGATGAGAACAAAGATGGATTTATTGATGAATTGGATTTGCACAGAGTTCTTTTTGCTCTGGGATTAAAGCAAGTTGCAGAATTGGATAATTGCAAGAAGATGATCATGGCttttgatgaaaatgaagatggGAAAATTGATTTCCAGGAATTTGTCAAATTGTTTTAA